In the genome of Balneola sp., one region contains:
- a CDS encoding AbgT family transporter, translating into MSTTPASNSLFNRFLNGIEKSGNKLPDPAILFFYLMAIVWILSAILAPIDFGEVHPRTGDPLNVNNLLTGPALANFLATMVGTFTGFAPLGIVLVAMLGVGVAENSGWIDAGLKKLLNSTPKMLITPMLILIGIVSHTAADAGYVLVIPLGGVIFYAAGRHPLAGIAAAFAGVSGGFSANFIPSAIDPLIMSFTLEAAQILDPEINLNPLNNFYFTALSSVLIILVGWYVTDKIVEPRLTGTEVDGDEDGMPHMEDVSDKESRAFWMGFGAMILGIVGLIVWAIPADSALRGPDMIDPDKLSLTSFNAPLMQAIVPLIFVLLLIPGVVYGFASGKYKKSKDMIDNMSKSMQSMGYYIVMAFFCALFIDAFATSNIGLLVALKGAQFLQSLALPGQITIVGIIILSALVNLLVGSASAKWALIAPIFVPMLMQLGISPDLTQAAYRVGDSVSNIITPLLPYFPLVVVFCQRYVKNTGIGTLISMMLPYSIIFGIAWTIFLLIYWWIGIPLSFEANYVYPAM; encoded by the coding sequence ATGAGTACTACTCCAGCTTCTAATTCTTTATTTAATCGTTTTCTAAATGGCATTGAAAAATCAGGAAATAAGCTCCCTGATCCGGCAATACTCTTCTTTTATTTAATGGCGATTGTCTGGATTCTTTCGGCTATCCTTGCTCCTATTGATTTTGGTGAGGTTCATCCTCGAACTGGAGATCCTTTAAACGTGAACAACTTATTGACCGGGCCTGCATTGGCTAATTTTCTGGCAACCATGGTGGGAACCTTCACAGGATTCGCTCCTCTTGGAATTGTACTCGTCGCAATGCTTGGTGTTGGAGTCGCTGAAAACTCAGGCTGGATTGATGCGGGTTTGAAGAAACTCCTTAATTCGACTCCAAAAATGTTGATCACACCCATGTTGATCCTAATCGGTATTGTAAGTCATACCGCTGCAGATGCAGGATACGTGCTTGTAATCCCATTGGGTGGAGTAATTTTTTACGCCGCAGGTCGACATCCATTAGCTGGAATCGCCGCTGCTTTTGCAGGAGTTTCAGGAGGTTTCTCAGCTAATTTCATCCCTTCAGCCATTGATCCTCTTATCATGAGCTTTACTCTAGAAGCGGCTCAGATTCTTGACCCTGAGATTAACCTGAACCCACTCAATAACTTCTATTTCACAGCACTTTCCTCTGTGTTAATCATTTTGGTGGGATGGTATGTAACGGACAAAATTGTAGAACCACGTTTAACTGGAACAGAGGTTGATGGAGATGAAGATGGAATGCCTCATATGGAAGATGTGAGCGATAAAGAAAGTCGCGCTTTCTGGATGGGTTTTGGGGCTATGATACTTGGAATCGTTGGCTTAATTGTCTGGGCAATTCCAGCAGATTCTGCTTTACGCGGCCCTGATATGATCGATCCTGATAAACTAAGTCTCACCTCATTTAATGCTCCGCTAATGCAGGCGATTGTTCCCCTGATTTTTGTACTGTTATTGATCCCTGGTGTCGTGTACGGTTTTGCTTCGGGTAAGTATAAAAAGTCGAAAGACATGATAGACAACATGTCCAAATCGATGCAAAGTATGGGATACTATATTGTAATGGCTTTTTTCTGTGCACTTTTTATTGATGCATTCGCGACATCTAATATTGGATTATTGGTAGCCTTAAAAGGAGCTCAATTCCTTCAATCTCTGGCTCTGCCTGGTCAGATTACTATTGTTGGGATTATCATTTTGAGTGCATTAGTAAACTTACTGGTAGGATCAGCTTCTGCAAAATGGGCCCTTATTGCTCCTATTTTTGTACCTATGCTTATGCAACTGGGTATTTCTCCTGATTTAACTCAGGCTGCATACAGAGTTGGAGACTCTGTTTCTAATATTATTACCCCACTTCTTCCTTATTTCCCACTGGTTGTAGTTTTCTGTCAACGATATGTGAAGAATACCGGGATAGGAACACTTATTTCTATGATGCTTCCTTACTCCATTATTTTCGGAATTGCATGGACCATCTTCTTGCTTATCTACTGGTGGATTGGAATTCCTCTGAGTTTCGAAGCTAACTACGTGTATCCAGCGATGTAG
- a CDS encoding NUDIX domain-containing protein: protein MKKLIDVYPYRMNEGTPEFLIFLRSSKKIYAHQWRMVGGKVREGETYWKAALRELTEETSLSPILFWTIPSINSFYEASSDQIHQIPAFAAELSIEADPVLDREHSEFKWVRSSEVDNYICWPEQKRLIKLTHELVVNDQILPEWQISA from the coding sequence ATGAAGAAGCTAATTGATGTGTATCCTTATCGAATGAATGAAGGAACTCCTGAGTTTTTGATTTTTCTTCGTTCTTCAAAAAAGATATATGCACATCAATGGCGGATGGTCGGGGGAAAGGTTAGAGAAGGAGAAACGTATTGGAAAGCGGCCCTTCGTGAACTAACAGAAGAGACATCATTGAGCCCCATTCTATTTTGGACTATTCCTTCAATAAACTCTTTCTACGAAGCCAGTTCTGACCAAATACATCAAATCCCTGCTTTTGCTGCTGAATTATCCATAGAAGCTGATCCTGTACTTGATCGGGAACATTCGGAGTTTAAATGGGTACGCTCTTCCGAAGTTGATAATTACATTTGCTGGCCCGAGCAAAAGAGATTGATCAAACTTACCCATGAGTTAGTTGTAAACGATCAAATTTTACCAGAGTGGCAAATTTCCGCTTAA
- the greA gene encoding transcription elongation factor GreA, which translates to MSNIQYLSQEGYDKLDAELKDLKTRGRREIADDIAEARAKGDLSENAEYDAAKEAQGHMETRITQLEDILANARILDAKDLDLSQVRVLTKVTILNKKMNKEMAYTLVSANEADFAKGKISVDSPIGKGLLGKKVGDVAEIEVPAGKLELEIKKIEI; encoded by the coding sequence ATGAGTAACATCCAATATTTATCACAAGAAGGCTATGACAAGCTGGATGCTGAATTAAAAGATTTGAAAACCCGTGGCCGTAGAGAAATAGCTGATGATATAGCTGAAGCCAGAGCTAAGGGAGATTTGAGTGAAAATGCCGAATACGATGCAGCGAAAGAAGCTCAGGGTCATATGGAAACCCGAATTACCCAATTAGAAGATATACTTGCTAATGCACGTATCCTTGATGCAAAAGACCTGGATTTAAGTCAGGTTAGGGTTCTTACCAAGGTTACCATCTTAAACAAGAAGATGAACAAAGAAATGGCTTATACTCTTGTGTCGGCTAATGAAGCAGATTTTGCAAAAGGAAAAATATCCGTTGATTCTCCGATTGGTAAGGGTTTGCTAGGCAAGAAGGTAGGGGATGTAGCTGAGATTGAGGTTCCAGCTGGTAAATTAGAGTTAGAGATCAAGAAAATAGAGATCTGA
- the mutL gene encoding DNA mismatch repair endonuclease MutL, with amino-acid sequence MSTTQEHTSIIHQLPPEISNKIAAGEVIQRPASVVKELLDNAIDAGADQIKIIIENSGRTLVQVIDNGCGMSDEDLPLCFERHATSKINSVDDLFKIKTMGFRGEAMASIASVAQILVKTKRAEDENGWEMELWGGEQRAIKPTATDNGTSVSVRNLFFNVPARRQFLKTDVTELRHMLRSVQYAALANTQIAFEVIADGETIYNLPTQELNERIALIFGRTYKASLIEFKEETSYVKIHGYASDPKLAKKSRGEQFLFVNGRPFQHRYLTHVILSLYDAWTRNNEYPFYTLFFDIDPSKIDVNVHPAKMEIKFEDEKSIIQLAKSVVNRALNNHFQVPSIDRSDDIFLSSETSAKSFDAGFSFDLPASQKSSSSKGGEFHIPSRINTSSIRGRGDEISRELYQRETDASKLNTEAEPFELKEQPDALERSFWQLHNSYIITQTRTGLCMIDQHLAHKRIIFEKALSATESALPSTQQLLFAQTMELSASDFILLKELLPIISQMGFSVQLMSGNTAMINGVPADIEIGNEQEVLIAMLHEYQELGQKINLEARDRLAISFAAKAAIPRGKKLTELEMESMVDQLFACEQPYLDPLKKPTIVYLSLDEIQSRFR; translated from the coding sequence TTGAGCACTACTCAAGAGCACACTTCAATAATACATCAACTCCCCCCTGAAATAAGTAATAAAATTGCTGCAGGTGAGGTCATCCAACGCCCGGCCTCCGTTGTTAAAGAATTACTTGATAACGCTATTGATGCGGGGGCAGATCAGATTAAAATAATTATTGAAAACTCTGGTCGAACACTTGTTCAGGTGATAGATAATGGGTGTGGGATGAGTGATGAAGACCTGCCTTTGTGTTTTGAGCGACACGCCACTTCAAAAATTAATTCTGTTGATGATCTGTTCAAGATTAAGACTATGGGCTTTCGGGGTGAGGCTATGGCCTCTATTGCTTCTGTAGCTCAAATTTTGGTTAAAACTAAAAGGGCAGAGGATGAAAACGGATGGGAAATGGAGCTATGGGGTGGGGAACAAAGAGCAATAAAACCTACAGCCACAGATAACGGTACTTCTGTTTCAGTAAGAAATCTTTTTTTCAATGTTCCGGCACGTCGACAATTTTTGAAGACAGATGTAACCGAACTGAGGCATATGCTAAGGTCGGTTCAATATGCTGCTTTAGCCAATACTCAGATAGCTTTTGAGGTTATAGCCGATGGAGAAACGATTTATAATTTGCCTACTCAGGAACTTAATGAAAGAATTGCTCTGATATTCGGTAGAACGTATAAAGCCAGTCTTATCGAGTTTAAAGAGGAAACTAGTTATGTAAAAATTCACGGGTACGCCTCGGATCCAAAACTTGCTAAGAAAAGCAGAGGAGAGCAGTTCCTGTTTGTAAATGGTCGCCCGTTCCAGCATCGTTATTTGACCCATGTGATTTTGAGCTTATATGATGCATGGACAAGGAATAACGAATACCCTTTTTACACTCTTTTTTTTGATATCGACCCATCTAAAATTGATGTAAATGTCCATCCTGCTAAAATGGAAATTAAGTTCGAGGATGAGAAGAGTATCATTCAACTCGCCAAATCAGTAGTAAACAGGGCATTGAATAATCACTTTCAGGTGCCCTCTATTGATCGAAGCGATGACATATTTCTATCCTCTGAGACATCAGCAAAAAGTTTCGATGCTGGTTTTTCGTTCGACTTACCTGCTTCACAAAAAAGTTCGTCGAGTAAAGGAGGAGAATTTCATATTCCATCAAGGATCAATACTTCATCTATTAGAGGTAGAGGAGATGAGATTTCAAGGGAGTTGTATCAACGGGAAACAGATGCCTCTAAGCTAAATACAGAAGCTGAACCCTTTGAGTTAAAAGAACAGCCAGATGCTCTTGAAAGAAGCTTTTGGCAGCTTCATAATTCATATATCATCACGCAAACACGAACTGGTTTGTGTATGATTGACCAGCACCTTGCTCATAAGAGAATCATATTTGAAAAAGCACTAAGTGCTACCGAATCTGCTTTGCCTAGTACACAGCAATTGCTATTTGCTCAAACAATGGAGTTATCTGCTTCTGATTTTATTCTATTGAAAGAGCTACTTCCAATCATATCGCAAATGGGTTTTTCAGTCCAGTTGATGAGTGGTAATACAGCGATGATTAATGGAGTACCTGCTGATATTGAGATTGGTAATGAGCAGGAAGTCTTAATTGCTATGCTGCATGAATACCAGGAGCTGGGTCAAAAAATCAATCTGGAAGCTCGAGACAGATTGGCTATTTCATTTGCTGCAAAAGCAGCTATACCCAGAGGAAAGAAATTGACCGAACTGGAAATGGAATCTATGGTAGACCAACTCTTCGCTTGTGAGCAGCCTTATCTTGATCCTTTAAAAAAACCGACAATCGTGTATCTTTCGCTCGATGAAATTCAATCACGGTTTCGTTAA
- a CDS encoding NADP-dependent isocitrate dehydrogenase has protein sequence MSNDNAKIIYTYTDEAPALATHSFLPIIEAFTKAAGVVVETRDISLAGRVIANFPEYLTDDQKESDALAELGELAKQPEANIIKLPNISASIPQLVATIKELQAKGYTLPDYPEEPKSDEEKNIKAKYDKVKGSAVNPVLREGNSDRRAPKAVKEYARNNPHSMGAWSSDSKSHVSTMSEGDFRSNEQSVTADKATTIRIEFRGQVGNGITVLKDGITLQAGEIMDSSKMSKSALVEFLGEQVKDAKDKGVLFSLHMKATMMKVSDPIIFGHGVRAYFADLFGKHGHTFDELGVDVSNGFGDLLARIEELPADKKSEIEADIRACFENGPDLAMVNSDRGITNLHVPSDVIIDASMPAMIRTSGCMWNKDGDTQDTKAVIPDSSYAGVYQAVIDFCQKHGAFDPTTMGSVPNVGLMAQKAEEYGSHDKTFEIESAGSVRVIDEAGNVLMEHDVEKGDIWRACQVKDAPVQDWVKLAVNRAKDTGAPAVFWLDKTRAHDAELIKKVNTYLKDHDTDGLELHIMSPVEATEFSLERIKEGKDTISVTGNVLRDYLTDLFPILELGTSAKMLSIVPLMNGGGLFETGAGGSAPKHVQQFEKENYLRWDSLGEFLALAVSLEHLGKVFDNGAAKILGSTLDDATSKFLQENKSPARRLGQIDNRGSHFYLAMYWAEALANQDEDAGLRERFAAIASSMAENEATINEELIGAQGSPVDVDGYYRIDRDLADKAMRPSETLNGILASI, from the coding sequence ATGTCCAACGATAACGCCAAGATCATTTATACCTACACTGACGAAGCACCCGCTTTAGCTACTCATTCATTTCTCCCCATTATTGAGGCCTTTACAAAAGCAGCAGGAGTTGTTGTAGAAACAAGGGACATTTCGCTTGCCGGACGTGTGATTGCAAATTTTCCTGAATACCTGACTGATGATCAAAAGGAATCAGATGCCCTGGCTGAACTAGGTGAGCTTGCAAAGCAACCAGAAGCCAATATTATCAAGCTTCCGAATATTAGCGCTTCTATTCCTCAATTAGTGGCCACTATTAAAGAATTACAGGCTAAAGGTTATACACTCCCTGATTACCCTGAGGAACCAAAAAGTGATGAAGAAAAAAACATCAAAGCTAAATATGACAAGGTTAAAGGAAGCGCTGTTAACCCAGTTCTAAGAGAAGGAAATTCCGATCGAAGGGCTCCTAAAGCTGTAAAAGAATATGCCCGAAATAATCCTCATTCAATGGGAGCCTGGAGTTCTGACTCAAAGTCCCATGTATCAACAATGAGTGAAGGAGATTTCCGATCCAATGAGCAATCGGTTACGGCTGATAAAGCAACTACCATTCGAATCGAATTTAGAGGTCAGGTTGGAAATGGAATTACTGTATTAAAGGATGGGATTACACTTCAGGCTGGAGAAATCATGGATAGCTCCAAGATGAGTAAAAGTGCTCTTGTAGAATTCCTTGGGGAACAGGTTAAAGATGCCAAAGATAAAGGTGTCCTCTTCTCTCTTCATATGAAAGCAACCATGATGAAAGTTTCTGACCCTATCATTTTTGGCCATGGGGTACGAGCATATTTTGCCGATTTATTCGGAAAACACGGCCATACTTTTGATGAACTAGGTGTAGATGTAAGCAATGGTTTTGGAGACCTGTTAGCCAGAATTGAAGAGCTCCCTGCCGACAAAAAATCTGAGATCGAAGCAGATATCCGGGCTTGTTTTGAAAATGGCCCTGATTTGGCCATGGTTAATTCTGATAGAGGAATTACCAACCTACATGTACCAAGTGATGTAATCATTGACGCTTCGATGCCTGCTATGATCAGAACTTCGGGATGTATGTGGAATAAAGATGGAGATACTCAAGATACCAAAGCGGTAATCCCGGATAGTAGTTACGCAGGCGTGTACCAGGCTGTAATCGACTTTTGCCAGAAGCATGGTGCTTTTGATCCTACTACCATGGGTTCTGTTCCCAATGTGGGATTAATGGCTCAAAAGGCTGAGGAATATGGTTCTCACGACAAAACCTTTGAAATCGAATCAGCTGGATCAGTTCGTGTAATTGATGAAGCTGGAAATGTACTTATGGAGCATGATGTAGAAAAAGGTGATATCTGGAGAGCATGCCAGGTTAAAGATGCTCCTGTTCAGGATTGGGTTAAACTTGCAGTAAATAGAGCAAAAGACACCGGCGCTCCTGCTGTTTTCTGGCTGGATAAAACCCGGGCACATGATGCCGAGCTCATTAAAAAGGTAAATACTTACTTAAAGGATCATGATACCGATGGATTGGAATTACACATCATGAGCCCGGTTGAAGCCACTGAATTCTCTCTTGAAAGAATTAAAGAAGGAAAAGACACCATCTCAGTTACCGGAAATGTATTACGAGATTATCTAACTGACCTCTTCCCTATTCTTGAATTGGGAACCAGTGCCAAAATGCTTTCCATTGTTCCTCTTATGAATGGAGGTGGTTTATTTGAAACCGGAGCTGGTGGTTCAGCTCCAAAACATGTTCAACAGTTCGAGAAAGAGAATTACCTTCGCTGGGATTCTTTAGGAGAATTCCTGGCCCTCGCCGTTTCTCTGGAGCATTTAGGAAAAGTCTTTGATAATGGGGCAGCTAAAATTCTTGGAAGTACCTTAGATGACGCTACTTCTAAATTTCTACAGGAAAACAAGTCCCCTGCTCGACGACTTGGCCAAATTGATAACCGCGGAAGTCATTTCTATCTGGCGATGTACTGGGCTGAGGCTTTAGCTAACCAGGACGAAGATGCAGGATTAAGAGAACGCTTTGCAGCTATTGCTTCATCTATGGCTGAGAATGAAGCTACCATCAACGAAGAATTAATTGGAGCACAAGGTTCTCCGGTTGATGTTGATGGCTATTACAGAATCGATCGTGACCTGGCTGATAAGGCTATGCGCCCAAGTGAGACATTGAATGGGATTTTAGCAAGCATTTAA
- a CDS encoding MFS transporter, translating to MQKEPRKAALTFIFVTVLIDVTGLGIIIPVIPQLIMELTGEGLSKAALYGGWLMFCYAFMQFACAPIIGALSDRFGRRPVLLLSLAGFGIDYVITGFAPSIYWLFGARIVAGITGASITTANAYIADISTPEKRAQNFGLIGAAFGLGFIIGPVIGGLLGELGSRIPFFAAAGLAFVNCLYGYFILPESLPKEKRRPFEWKRANPLGSLQQIRKFPAISGLVGVFFLLYMSHHATQSTWTYFTMEKFGWDEAMVGLSLGIVGISVAIVQGGLTRIVIPKIGEVNSVYVGLMFSTLGFLAFAFSPSGIALLAFIFPFALGGFAGPALQGIISNEVEDNQQGEVQGSLTSLISFTAIIGPPFMTGLFGYFTSERAPVDLPGAAFVAGSALTFMALLFAIFIFRKNESEMV from the coding sequence ATGCAAAAAGAACCAAGAAAAGCCGCTCTTACATTCATCTTTGTCACAGTCCTTATTGATGTAACAGGGCTTGGTATTATTATCCCCGTAATTCCACAGTTAATCATGGAGCTAACCGGTGAAGGGCTTAGTAAAGCTGCTTTGTATGGGGGATGGTTAATGTTCTGCTACGCATTTATGCAATTCGCCTGTGCCCCAATTATTGGAGCTTTAAGCGATCGTTTTGGTAGAAGACCAGTGCTGTTACTTTCATTAGCAGGTTTTGGAATCGATTATGTAATTACAGGTTTTGCACCATCCATTTATTGGCTATTTGGTGCAAGGATAGTAGCTGGGATCACAGGGGCCAGTATAACTACGGCAAATGCTTATATCGCAGATATTTCAACACCGGAAAAAAGAGCTCAAAATTTTGGTTTAATAGGTGCTGCCTTTGGGTTAGGATTCATCATAGGTCCGGTTATTGGAGGCTTATTAGGTGAGCTGGGATCGAGGATTCCGTTTTTTGCAGCAGCTGGTTTAGCCTTCGTTAATTGTTTGTATGGTTATTTCATACTTCCGGAATCATTGCCAAAAGAAAAAAGACGGCCATTTGAATGGAAAAGAGCCAATCCTCTAGGTTCGTTGCAACAAATAAGAAAATTCCCAGCTATTTCAGGACTAGTAGGGGTATTCTTTCTTCTCTATATGTCTCATCATGCCACTCAAAGCACCTGGACTTACTTTACAATGGAAAAATTTGGTTGGGATGAGGCAATGGTTGGTTTATCATTGGGAATAGTTGGGATTTCAGTAGCGATAGTCCAAGGCGGGTTAACCAGGATTGTAATCCCCAAAATAGGGGAGGTTAACTCGGTATATGTGGGTTTAATGTTCTCTACCTTAGGTTTTTTAGCATTCGCTTTTTCTCCATCCGGCATTGCACTTTTAGCATTTATTTTTCCTTTTGCATTAGGAGGATTTGCTGGCCCTGCTTTGCAAGGGATTATCTCAAACGAAGTAGAGGATAATCAGCAAGGGGAAGTACAAGGATCATTAACAAGCTTGATAAGCTTTACCGCAATTATAGGCCCACCTTTTATGACAGGACTATTTGGCTATTTCACAAGTGAGCGCGCTCCTGTGGATTTACCAGGTGCGGCTTTTGTTGCCGGTTCAGCACTTACCTTCATGGCCCTGTTGTTTGCTATCTTTATTTTTAGGAAAAATGAAAGTGAAATGGTTTAG
- a CDS encoding DUF3524 domain-containing protein, with translation MTILAIEPFYSGSHKAFLKGLAKHSKHNIIPIKLNYKGWKWRMHGDSVTLAQLTNQVEEEIDLLLASSMTNLPAFLALNNPRFAHTPKIMYMHENLFTRPIPTGEARDMTYCYINYLSMLVADKLIFSSQFHLDDLIEALPDFLDNFPDDKHYNTADQIKEKSVVMHPGLDLKYFDEQPDLRSKNERPVIVWNQRWQFDRNPAMFFRVLNRLNDIDLKFDLILAGDSKHEKPEEFQKAWKRFGQQITHFGYVDDKEAYSKLLHSGDIVVSTATYEFFCVSIMEAVYCGCHPLVPKTLHYPELIPDSLHNPLLHAPVLYENEDELFLHLKNLLTGVTKPLPKPTLQNINKHLEWSRQYKKFDALFEELVS, from the coding sequence ATGACGATACTTGCCATTGAGCCTTTTTATAGTGGTTCTCATAAAGCTTTTTTAAAAGGCCTGGCTAAGCATTCTAAGCATAATATCATCCCTATTAAGCTTAACTACAAAGGATGGAAATGGCGAATGCATGGGGATTCAGTTACACTCGCTCAACTGACCAATCAGGTTGAGGAAGAGATAGATTTATTGCTTGCTAGCAGTATGACCAATTTGCCGGCTTTTCTTGCTTTAAATAATCCCAGGTTTGCTCATACGCCAAAGATCATGTACATGCATGAAAACCTGTTTACTCGGCCCATCCCAACTGGAGAAGCTAGGGATATGACTTACTGCTACATTAATTACCTGAGCATGCTGGTTGCTGATAAACTTATTTTCTCATCCCAGTTTCATTTAGATGATTTAATCGAAGCTTTACCAGACTTCCTTGATAATTTTCCCGATGATAAGCACTATAACACTGCAGATCAGATCAAAGAAAAAAGTGTAGTCATGCATCCCGGGTTAGACCTTAAATACTTTGATGAACAGCCCGATTTGCGTAGTAAGAATGAGCGTCCTGTTATAGTTTGGAATCAGCGGTGGCAGTTCGATAGAAACCCAGCCATGTTTTTCCGTGTGCTAAATCGGTTAAATGATATTGATCTTAAGTTCGATCTAATCTTAGCGGGGGACAGCAAACACGAAAAACCAGAGGAATTTCAAAAAGCCTGGAAACGATTTGGTCAGCAAATCACACATTTCGGTTATGTAGACGATAAAGAGGCGTATAGCAAACTGCTTCATTCCGGTGACATCGTGGTATCCACAGCAACGTATGAGTTTTTCTGTGTATCTATAATGGAAGCAGTGTATTGCGGGTGTCATCCATTAGTTCCCAAAACATTGCACTATCCTGAACTTATCCCTGATTCACTGCATAATCCCTTACTTCATGCTCCAGTACTTTATGAAAATGAAGATGAGCTGTTCCTACATCTAAAGAATTTACTCACTGGTGTTACCAAGCCACTTCCAAAACCTACTCTTCAAAACATTAATAAACACCTTGAGTGGAGTAGGCAGTACAAAAAGTTTGATGCCTTGTTTGAAGAGCTGGTCTCATAA
- a CDS encoding TrmH family RNA methyltransferase, translated as MPKKLSTQQILEENLSQEAPPKMRTIKVVLHNIRSLHNVGSLFRSCDAFGVSELMLSGYTPHPPRPEISKTAIGAEEFVPWSVWGSFEELTDSLKKDGYVIIGLEQMDESISLPEFSPDNHDKLCLVMGNEVTGIDDDAIPFIDQFVSIPQFGKKHSLNVSVAGGVLLYSFLEKLWGN; from the coding sequence ATGCCTAAAAAGCTTAGTACCCAACAAATATTGGAAGAAAATCTTTCTCAGGAAGCTCCTCCAAAAATGAGAACGATTAAAGTTGTATTACATAACATCAGAAGCCTTCATAATGTGGGCTCACTCTTTCGCTCTTGTGATGCGTTTGGAGTTTCTGAACTTATGCTCTCCGGTTATACCCCGCATCCACCCAGACCAGAAATATCAAAAACAGCCATTGGAGCTGAGGAATTTGTGCCATGGTCTGTTTGGGGAAGCTTTGAGGAATTGACTGATAGCCTAAAAAAAGATGGATATGTAATCATCGGACTGGAACAAATGGATGAGAGCATCTCCCTCCCCGAATTCTCCCCTGACAACCATGATAAGCTTTGTTTAGTAATGGGAAACGAAGTCACTGGTATTGATGACGATGCAATTCCTTTTATCGACCAATTCGTATCTATCCCACAGTTTGGGAAAAAACATTCTTTAAATGTATCAGTAGCTGGTGGCGTATTACTTTATTCTTTTCTTGAAAAGCTCTGGGGCAATTAA